Proteins found in one Actinomycetes bacterium genomic segment:
- the rpmG gene encoding 50S ribosomal protein L33 gives MAATDVRPKITLACVECKHRNYITKKNRRNDPDRLELKKHCPNCNRHTAHRETR, from the coding sequence GTGGCAGCGACCGACGTCCGTCCCAAGATCACGCTCGCCTGCGTGGAGTGCAAGCACCGCAACTACATCACCAAGAAGAACCGCCGCAACGACCCGGACCGGCTCGAGCTCAAGAAGCACTGCCCGAACTGCAACCGGCACACGGCGCACCGCGAGACCCGCTAG
- a CDS encoding MaoC family dehydratase N-terminal domain-containing protein — protein MPLDPAFVGRSYPAAGTYLVGREKVREFATAIGERHPYCHDVEAARAGGYADVVAPVTFAIAVSAQSLAEVFADRELGLDFSRVVHGDQSFAYARPLVAGDEIRVTTTIDSIRSVAGNEVLGLSTELVTVAGEAVCRTSATMVVRGPEAS, from the coding sequence ATGCCGCTGGACCCCGCCTTCGTGGGCCGCAGCTACCCGGCGGCCGGCACGTACCTGGTCGGGCGCGAGAAGGTGCGCGAGTTCGCGACGGCGATCGGTGAGCGCCACCCGTACTGCCATGACGTCGAGGCCGCCCGAGCCGGCGGCTACGCCGACGTCGTCGCTCCGGTGACCTTCGCCATCGCCGTGAGCGCGCAGTCGCTGGCCGAGGTGTTCGCCGACCGCGAGCTCGGGCTCGACTTCTCCCGGGTCGTGCACGGCGACCAGTCCTTCGCGTACGCGCGTCCGCTGGTGGCGGGCGACGAGATCCGGGTCACGACCACCATCGACAGCATCAGGTCGGTGGCGGGCAACGAGGTCCTCGGACTCAGCACGGAGCTGGTGACGGTGGCCGGCGAGGCGGTGTGCCGCACCTCGGCCACCATGGTCGTCCGCGGGCCGGAGGCGTCGTGA
- a CDS encoding MaoC family dehydratase, whose translation MSHPEAVEVGDALPARTFPVTRADLVRYAGASGDFNVIHWNERVAREVGLPDVIAHGMLTMALVGRALSEWAGDPTAVSDFSVRFTRPVVVPDDEVGATLEVGGTVSAVDPEAGTARIDLVASSGGVTVLGRARATVRLPRP comes from the coding sequence GTGAGCCACCCGGAAGCGGTCGAGGTCGGGGACGCCCTGCCCGCGCGGACCTTCCCTGTCACCCGGGCCGATCTGGTGCGCTACGCGGGAGCGAGCGGCGACTTCAACGTCATCCACTGGAACGAGCGGGTCGCCCGGGAGGTCGGCCTCCCCGACGTGATCGCGCACGGCATGCTCACGATGGCCCTCGTGGGGCGGGCCCTCAGCGAGTGGGCGGGGGACCCCACCGCAGTGAGCGACTTCTCCGTTCGCTTCACCCGGCCGGTCGTGGTGCCCGACGACGAGGTGGGCGCCACCCTCGAGGTGGGCGGGACCGTGAGCGCGGTCGACCCGGAGGCGGGAACGGCGAGGATCGACCTGGTCGCCTCCTCCGGCGGAGTCACCGTGCTCGGCCGT